In Rhodopirellula sp. P2, the DNA window CGTCCCTGCAGCATCATTCGAGACGGTCGGTGGAAGCTTCACGAGTACTTTGAGGACGGTGGGTTGGAGTTGTACGATCTGGTTTCGGATCCCGGTGAGTCCAACAACTTGGCAGCCACCAATCCAATCAAGACTCAGGCCCTGCACAGTAAGTTGGTGGCTTGGCGAAAGCGAATCGGTGCGCCCGTGCCGACGCAGCCCAATCCGAATTACGATCCGAAGAGCGAAGCGAAGGCGATGCAGAAAGCGGAACGCAAAGCGGCAAAACGCTGAGCGGTGCTCGGTTGCTGGCCCGGCAGAGCGGGCCCCGTTGAGTGGGGGATGGGGGCGAGGCCAAACAGCGAGTTTTGAGAATTTCGCGTGATGGCCTTGTCCGGTGCTTGTCGGATCCAATAATGAAAAGGTCATTGAATTTGATTCGGATCGTTCCGAATGCTCAATGAATCTCTCTTTGCGGCTGTCGCAACTGCGGTTGCGATCTTCAAATTCATGGTTCTTTCGTTCAACCCGCACGATTTCGCGTTCACGGCTTCCTTGCCGAAACGCACCAGCGTGTCTGGACGGGTGTGCTTGATGACCGCTCTTTGGTTGGTCGCTTGGTTGCAGTTCCTGCCACCGGCGTTCCCCCCTGTTTCCGTTGCCAAGTCGGATTCGCTTTCCACCGCCGTCTCGACGCTTGAGAACGTCTCGATCGAGCGTTCCGTTGCCGTCGAATCTGAACGCGGTGCCGCTTCGCTTGCCCAGGTGATCAAGGAGGCCCGTGAACTTTCGGGTTCGTTGGGATCGGGGTTGGTGGATCCCTGTGACCAGGCCTCGCGTTTGCTGTTGGCGGGCGTTTTCGAACCGGGTGTCGGGGCCGCGGCTGGGACAGGGGATTCTCTCGTGAACTTGCATGTGAGATTGCAGATCTAAGACGCCTTCGGGGGAGTCTTCTTTCTGTTTGTCTTTTGCAATTTTCTTATTGAGAGTTTTGTCGATGTCTGTGCGCACATCCCATTCTGTTTCTTCAATTCCCGCCTTCCAGTCCCAGTCAGCCACGCCGATTCGGACGCCAGAATTGCCGGCGGCGCTGAAGTCCGTGTCCAATCTTTTGTCCAGGCGTGACTATGAAGGCGTCGTCCGCCGGTTGCACTCGGCGGGACGTTCACCCGCCATCCGGAACACGCTGGGCGTTTGCTTGTTGCGATTGGGGAGGACGGAAGAAGCCTTGTCGGTGTTTCGCCAGTTCGTTCTGTCTTCCAATGGAGTGTTGGAACGGTCCGAGATTTCCAGTGTTTGCAAGCGAAACTTTGCGACTGCGCTGCTCTTGAACGGATTGGTGGGCGGAGCGCTGGATGCGCTCAATCAATCCGGTGAGCCCGATCACCCGCGGACGATTGGGTTGCGAAATTGTCTTCGGGACTGGGAGCGATCGCTTTCTTGGTGGCGATGGCTGGATTGGAAGATCAATCGCATTGTCGCGAAGGACTGCCACGTGCCGCTCACGTTCGAGCCTGGCGAGTTTGAGTTCGAAGTGTCGTTGAGCGACGATGCTCGAGTGTTCAACGAAAGCCATGCCTTGCCAGCAGGACGATAACGCGTTCGATGAGTGCTTCGAAGCTGGCACGCCGATGTCAGCCGAATGGCGTTCGCCACGGTTTCAACACACAACCGGGGCGAACGCTGGACTGCTAAGCAGGTCGGCTGGAATGATCGCGCACAACCATGTGAGCCGTTTGGGCGTTAGCCCCGGTTGCGCGTGAAAACCGGGGCTAACGCCAACGGCTCACATACCCGATGACACCTGCGTACCTGCTTAATCACCAAAAAAAATGCCGGGCCGCTTGAGGGCGGTCCGGCATTGGGATCGGTTCCGTCGCCCGACTGATCGGGCCATCAGGCAATCGATTACATCTCGATTTCGTATCCTTTGCGGCTTTCACGCGAGAGGAACGAATTGGCTTCGTCGTCGCCAACGATTTCGCGTTTGGTTGGGTCCCAGTTCAGTTCGCGACCCAAGCGGATGGAGATGTTGGCCAAGTGGCATGTTTCGAGCATTCGGTTGTGCGTCCAAACATCCGAGATCGGTAGTTTGCGTGAACGCATCGCTTGCACGAAGTTGTCCGTGTGGTTGCCGGCGACGGGACCGCCGTAGACTTCTTCAATCGCACCTTCCGGCAACGGGTTGGATTCCAAGTCTTCGACGGGCTTGCCAACGATCTTGCCACGGTTGACGAAGAAGCGACCTTCGGTTCCTTCGAACAGGATCCCGTTGTCGCCTTCGCTGGTGATGACCATGGGGATGTCGCCGGGCATGTTGGCGTGGATCTCAAACTTGGTCGGCGAGTTGTACTGATCGCTGACAGTTGGGAAGCCATCTTTGTAATCGACTGGCAGCGAAAAGCTGACCGGCGTGATTTTGTTTGGGCCGGATTGATCGGCACCCAGCGCCCAAGTGGCGATGTCGACGTGGTGAGCGCCCCAGTCGTTCATCTGGCCACCGGAGTACTCGTACCAGTTTCGCCAAGCGTAATGGCAATTGGTGTACAGCGGCACGCCGCCGCCGTATCCCTTTCTCATTTCTGGCAAGGCGCGGTAAGGAACCTTGGGAGCAGGGCCGAGCCAGAAGTCGAAGTCGAGGCCCTGGGGGACGTCAATGGCGGGGATCACGGGTGAAGCTGAGGCTCCGTTGATTCCGCAAGTGACTTTGCGGATCTCGCCGATTCGTCCATCGCGGATCATCGCGATCGCTTGTAGGAAGCGTTGGTTGTTTTCGGTTCGCTGCATCGTTCCAACTTGGAACACGCGTCCGGTTTGTTTGACGATCTTTTCGATCAGCTTGCCTTCGTCGATCGTCAGGGTCAGCGGCTTTTCGCAGTAGACATCTTTGCCGGCCAACATGGCTTCGACGGAGATCTTGGTGTGCCAGTGGTCGGGCGCTGCGATCATCACCGCGTCGATGTCTTTTCGCTCGAGCAGCTTGCGATAGTCGGCGTAGCCTTCTGGAGCCGTGCCTTGTTGTTCTTTGGCCTTGGCAATGTTTTCGCCCAAGACGTTTGCGTCGACGTCTGCCATCGCGGCGAAGTCAGCGTACTTGAACGACTTGTTGGTGATCGTCCAGCCCTGGTTGCGAAGACCGATGGTCGCGAACACGGGGCGTTCGTTGGGGGACTCTTGTGCATTTCCCAGGCTGCTGGTCCCTGCAAAGTAGCCGGCCGCGGTGGCAGCGCCGGTGGTTTGTAGGAAGTGACGCCGATTGAGTTTTTGACGGGCTGACATTTGAAACCTCGTGGGGAATTGCGACAATGAACGTCGAAAGTGAAAAGGAAAAGTTAGTTGGAATCGTCAGAGGTTTGGGACTGAAAAAGCTATTTGCCCAAATCTTTGAAGCGTTCGTAGGTCTGGTTCAGTGGGTGAGCTTCTTTTTGACCGTCAATCATGCTGGCGGTCCATTCGGACAATCGTCTGCCCAAACGGCGACAAGCTTCTTGGACTCGCTCTTCATCGGGGCCGCCGGCGGAGATCGCGCCATAGTGGGCCGAAAACTTGATCCCGGTGTAGTCGGTCAAACCGAACACCAGGAATCCATAGTTGATCAGAATGGACATCAGTGCCATGCAGGTCCATTCTTGCCCCCCTCCCCAGGCCCCGGCTGATGTAAACACGCAGCCGATCTTACCATCGCGTTTGCCCCAGTTTTCGATCGGTTGCTCGTCCCACCAGCGTTTCATTTGCCAGCTGATGGAGCCGTAGTTCGTCGGTGAGCCCAGCGCAAGGCCGTCGCACCAATCCAGGTCCGTGTGGTCGGCGTCGTCGATGTTCCTGAGGCGGACATCTGCTCCATCCAGTTGCCGAGCACCCTCGGCGACCAGTTCCGCCATCCGCTGCGTATTTTGAGTGTTCGAATGGTAGAGAATCAGGACTTTGGGCATTGGCGATTGCAAACAAGGTTCGAACGAGCAGGAACTACCAGTCCTCGTGGACTCGAAGTCACCCTCGCATCATCCGAGGATTGCGAGGGTGAACTCGACAGAGAGCCGCAGCGAGGGCTGGTTTCGCGTTGCAGCAGTCTAACGCAAGATGATTTCGCCTAGTAGTCCTGGGATTGGTGCCTGGAGAGTCGATTGGAAGCATCGACGTTGGCATTTTTCCCGAGAGGCAACGGGTCTTCGAGTGAGCTTGCCGAGCACGCTCAGCGATCCAGGGCCGCGACTGGCTGGTTGGGCACTGAAAGCATGATGGTCGTCGCGTAGCTGGTGAACTCGAACTCCTCGGTCTTCTCGTCCAGCGCGGTGTGGTGGGCGGCGATCAAGTGGCGTGTCGCCTGCTGGGGAACAAACGTGGCGTTGCCGGACGCATCGGTCTTGAACTCGTAGTTGGGATCCATCTCACCCTGCAGCGTTTCTCCTTCCGGGATGAAACTGACGATGGCGTCTTGGAGTGGCTTGCCGTGATGCAAGACCGTGACCGTGATCGATCGCCCGACGCAAACCTCGCCGAGTGGGCACGTGTCGAGGACCATTTCGAATGGCAAACCGACCGCCGTCTCATGGGCATGACCACCGATCTTGGGTGCGTCCAATGAGTCGCTGGCAAGCACATAGCTTTTCGCGGTTCGGATGCTGCGGATCGATTTGCCATGGTTCATGATTCGATCGAGCTTTTGAACGAACTGGTGGACTCCGGGTTGAGTCAGCGTGACGGGCGTCGTCCAGTAGCCTTGCTTTTCAGCCGACGCGGAGGTGAAGAGGTTGGGCTTCAAATCAGAACGTGTTCCATCCGGTCGAATTTGATCCAGCGAAGTCCAGTCCAGTGTCAGTAAACCCGCCAGCTTGAAATCGCGATGTTGGTTGCCGTGGTTCCCAAGTCGCAGGTCGACGTGCACGACCTCACCGGTTCGAACGACCGGTGAGTTGGTTTGGATCCAGGTGTCGTGGGCGGAGGCCACTGCGGGAAGAAGGAGAGCCAATGCGAAGGTCAGGTTTCGATAAGTTGTGTTCATGAATCGGTTGCAAGGGGAAAGAGGATGTTGGGTTGTCACAAGGACGGTTTCAATGACTTGTCGGGGAAGTTGAGAGCAGCCTCTCGGGCGATTCGTATCGCTCGGTGAGCCAGGCGGGGCCGATCTCGCGAAGGGTTGCCGTGAAGGCTTGATCGTTCGCGAAGCGATGCCAAATTTGTCTGGCGAGTTCGTCGAGCAATGTTTCAGGCAATTCGGCAAACGTTTGGCTTGTGACCAGATAGCTCAGCGGTGATTCAAAGAGCCGTGTTTGCAGGTTGAGTTTGCGGAGCGATCGACCTTGAGAGTCAGTCACGCCACGAGTTTCAAATTCGTTGGCGAAGTCACCGGCACCAAGCACGGGAGCCTGGATCGCGAATTCGTCATCGAAGCACAAGCAGGCGACGAGCGGTTGGGTGGCTTTTGAGATTCGCTGGCGATGAGAGTCGCTGACCGGATCTTCGCCCGCCTGCCATTCGGCATGCTGGGCGACAAAGTTGGCTTGGGTCAGCAGGTTGTAGGCTTCGATCTGGTGTTCCATCACCATCAGTGCGGTGATGTCACTGGTGCCGGTCAGGTATCGCTGCGCGTCCACGTTTGCCGGCAGCGACGTTTGGTTCTCGCCGCTCACGTTGTCGATGATTTCTGGTCGACGTTTTCCTGCGAGGATGAATCCGCCCAGGTGATGTTGGTCACCATGCGTGCCGGTGACGTACCATCCGCCCCAGCGTTCAGCGAGTGGGCTGCGTTGGTTGGTCAGGTGGCTGCCGGCGCGGATGACGGGAACGCCTTTGGTGTTGGGGTACACCGAACGCACTTGGAATCCCGGGACGCCACCGGTTCGCGAACCACCGTGGCAACTCAAGCATCGATTGGCTTGCCGTTGCAATGTTGGTGGCTGATCGAAGGCGAATTCCGTGGTGTAAAACACGGTCCCCAGATCGGGATCTGCCGCCGCGATTTCGATCTCGCCGCCTTGGACATAACCGACGAAGACCTCGTCATTGAAATAGATCGCCCGAGGTGTCTCCGGTGTGATGTGCGGTTTCTGCAGACTGGTTTTTGAAAACACCAGCGTTTGCGATGAGACAGGAACGTTCAGCTGATCCAGCAATGATCGCAGGCGAGACAATTCGTCTTCGCCGGAGAGTTCTCGTCGACCCGATTCCAAGTCGGCCTGCAGTTTCGCAACGCAGTTGCGAGTTGCTTCCGAATCGCTGTAGTGAATCGGTGCCGCTTCCCAGTTGACCGCTTGGGCTGGTAGCGAAGTGCCCAACGGAAGCAGCACCCAAAAAACACACGCACGGAATCCGCTCATGGCGAGACCTCCTCGTCCGCCGGGATGGCTTCGCTGTTGGCGATGCAGTGCAGTTCGCTGCCGGTGCGAATCAGGATGGCGTCCTGAGTGAACGCGACTCCGTACTGAACCGGATCGGCGAATTGGTTCTCGCCCCGTTGGCGTGCGGCCTCGATCGCGTCGTCGTCCATCGGTTTCCGGGCCGCGGAATCTTCCGGCTTTGGTTCGCCTTCAGCATTCTTGGTGACGGATGGTTGAGCGTTGGCGGATTCGGTTGGCCGGGAGCCACCACCTTTCCTCGAGTCAGGTCTGCCGCCCTTCCCTGAGCGAGGGCCAGCGAATTGGCCTGAACTCGTTGCGGGGATGGAATCGATGTCCCAGAGTTCATTTTCTGCGAGGACGTTGAATTCAGGTCCCGCGGCAATGACCGTCGTCTCACCGCCTTTGCCGAACAGGTAGATGCGATCGCCGATTCCGACCGGCGTGACCCAGCACTGTTCACCGGCGCGTTTGCGGTAAACCAGTTCGCCTGATTCCAAGTCAAAGCAATACAGAACCCCAGCGGTGGTGATCCAGTACGCGAGTCCTTGGTGCGCGATGGGCGAAGCGAAGGTGGTCGTCGCCTTGGTTGTTTTCCAAGCGACCTCGGGTTGGAACTGTTTTCCGTCGCCGTCGATTCGCAAACAAAGATTCGATTCGCGAGCTTCGACCGCGCGAGCATCCTGCATTCCGTTGGACGCACCCACCAACACCATGTTTTCGAGCACAGCCGGCGGCGTGTTGGAGGTGTTGGCACCGATGTCCTCGAACGTCCAAAGTTGCTCGCCCGTTTCGGGGGAGTAGCCGTCGACCGAACCATCGCTGCTGCAAACGATTTGTGCTTTGCTGCCGATCTGGAGGATGGCGGGGGAAGCGTAGCTTTTGCGACTGAAGCGTTCCGTTTTCCAAGCGGTTTCTCCGCTGCCTTTGTTGACCGCCATCAAGTATGAGTCTCCCTCGTGATCGATCAAAACAAACGCGTTGGATCCGTGTTGTGCTAGCGAGCTTGCCAACCCGATGTCGGACTGGAAGACGCCGGTTTCGTCGGGCAAGGATCGTTCCCAGAGAAGCTCGCCGGAGTTGCGATCGATCCCGACCAGGTTGCCGGTTTCGAAAAAGGCGACCACATGCTTCTCGTCGACGACCGGAGTGGGGGCCGATCGACTTTGGAAGTAGTTGGATCGCACTGGTGTGGCCGACTCGATTTGGCGGGTCCATTTGACTTGACCATCGGCCAGTGCAATCGCCATCACCACGCAGGTTTCTTTCATCTCACCTTGGATGCTGGTGACGTAGACTGTGTCGCCCCAAACCACGGGGCTGGATTGACCTTTGCCGAGGATGGCTTGTTTCCAGCGAACGTTTTCACCGGGGGACCAGTTCAGTGGAAGCTTCTCGGCCTGGAATGTTTCGCTGCTTCCCTGGCCAAGGAACGCGGGCCAGACGGCTTGTCCGAAGGCCGCTTGCCACGGCGTGCAAAGAGAGCTTGCCAACGTTGCGATGGCGAAGAAGGTTTTCAGTGACGAATTTGGGTTGAGCAATGGTTGCGTTTTCATTTCAGAATGCCTCCAAGACTTCGTGGCCGTTGCGGGTGCCGAGGGCACGCCATGTCTCCAGGTCAATGCTTTCGGTGACAAAGCCAACGCTGCCGTCACAGCGAGCGACATGGACACCGCCGGGATGGTTGCTTCGTGTTCCAAAAACGCCCCAGCCACAACTGCCCATGTCGGGGATCAAGCTTTGGGGTGGGTGATAGTGCGAGTAGCCGGTCCAGTATTCTCGACCGTTGATCCACCCCGCGCCGCGATGGCCAGCCCAGCCGCGGTGCAGTCCGCTGCCGCGAACGTAGGCTTCCATCTCGTTCGGGTTTTCTGGCAGAAAGAATCCTGCGAATCCTGGCGTGGTGGGAGGCATCGAACGGCTGATGAAGGCACAGGTCACATTCATCATCACTCGCTTTCGCAGATGCGGTTCGGTGGGCTCGGCGGGATCTTGTTCCGACATGCCCAGCAAGTGTTCTGCGAAAGCCGCCGTGTTGCTCAATCCGTCCAGGATCGATTCGAAACCGACTTTGGAGTTGATCCACAGGATGCCATCGGTGGTGGTGCGAGAGTCGTACAGCGTTCCGACTCCCGTGCCAAAGTTCATGCCGTAGTTGGTGGCGGAGTAAGCCTGAGTCGGGCCGCTTCCTGAGAGCGTGGTGACATAGTAGGTCCGATCATGATCTTCGCTGGGGCAGGTCAACATCGGCATCGCTGTTTTCGCGGCGTCGTCATGGGGAGTGACGAGCTGGCCTGGGCAGCAACCAACATGCAACGGGCGGTCGAAGTGAATCATGTCGAGCATGTTCCCTTGCTCGTAAAACGGAGCCATCTGGGCGAAGACTGAAAAGTTGCCGGATGTTCCGGAGCCGGTCGTGTAGTTGGACGGGAGCTTTCGGTGTGCGCTTTCGTAGTTGTGCATCGCCAGCGTGATCTGTTTCAGGTTGTTGCTGCACTGCATGCGTCGGGCGGCCTCGCGAGCGGCTTGGACCGCGGGAAGCAGCAGCCCCACCAGGACGCCGATGATCGCGATCACCACCAGCAGTTCCACCAAGGTGAAGCCGCGTTGCGGGGCATTGGGTCGAGAGAGTTTCATGGGAATTGAAATGGTTTGTTGTGCGGTTGAGTCGTTGTTGGGTGGATGGTTCGGTGGGTGCCTGCAGGTTCAGCCTGCTGAGTGCGCGCACCTTCTCCGTGGAAGCGAACCCAGCCCTTTTCAAGCTCAGCTCGTTCGACAAATGAGTTGCGTTCGAAAGTCCATTCGAATCGGTGCAATCCGACGTTGGGTCAACCATCCTCGGCAATGCGAGGACGCTCCCGCGTCAGCGACGAAGACCACACTGGTGTGAGGAGCGAGCCTTCAACCACCAACGCGGCAGCGGTGATTTCTGCGTCCGCACCTTCACTCGATGAGCAACGATGCCGTGAGCGCAGCAACAAACCGGATTGCAATGCGTGAAGAGATCGCGCGCGGACATCCCTACGGGATTCACGAGCGAGCGAGGGACGCTGGCTAAGGAACCGGCGGCTCGGGGCAGAGGCTCATTGCGTCCGCGTGATCGTCTTGAAGACTCAAGCGAAACAGCAAAGGCGGAGGAGAGACCTTCCATTCGAACGCTTGGAAATCAACGACGACGCTGGAGAACAGGCTCCAGACCATCTCGATGCCATGACATTTCGCGGCGTCTTGCAGGCGAACCCAGCGGACGGGTTCGGAGGTCGAGGGGGAGGCCGGTTCGTCACCGCAAGCATCGCCACAGCAGGATGCTGTTTCGGTTTTTGCCAGCGAGCCAGTGGACGCCTCGGCGGATCGCCCAGTCACGGAGTGGCACGTCAAGGAACGCTGGCGCATCTTGGCCGCGAATCCGGGGGGCGGACCAGGTGAATCGGGGCCACAGCAGCTGCCGGATGCGCAGGTTGACGGCGTTTCTTGCGAAGTTCCGTCAGCGATCTCGCCGAGTGAAAGGTCAACTCGAGCGACCAGGAACGCCGGCGGGGTGACGTTGTTTTCGGCTGCCCATTGCAGTTTTTCGAAGTCACTGTGGCAGCAGCACTTGTCCCAGCAGTAATCGGCGGAGGAGCAGCCGCAAGGGCAGGCTTCGCAGGGGAACCGGCCAACTTTCTCGGGCCGAGGAGCGGTGAGGGGCAGTCCGATCATGCCACACCCAAGCACCAACAACAGCGTCACACAGACGCCGCGTCGTAGCAGGGAAGATCGGAACTGTCGAAAGAAAAACAAAACGGGCTCAATGCCTGACTGCGTGCCAAATCTGGCTCGCTCCTCACGAACAAAATCCTAAACAAGCCCTGGCTTCGAGGCAATCACCAACGCCACGAATCCGATGCGGCGACCTGCCGCATGGCGGAATTCCAAGCGGTCATGTCACGAGTGATTTTGCAACGATCGAGGCGTTTGAAATACGCCGGCCCCGTCCGGGGCGTTGGATGTTGGGTTTGTGTTCACGTTCCTCGGGGCTTCCACCCCGAGCTAACGACGACGGCCCCATCCGGGGCGAGATCGTGCATGACTCCGGAGGAGTCCGCGTTGGTAGCTCGGGGTGTGAACCCCGAGACCGTTGCCGGCCAACACGAACATCGCCCCGGACGGGGCCGTCGTCGGTTGCCTGCGATTCGTGTCGGTTTGGAATTCGCAACGACACGCCGGCCCCGTCCGGGGCGTTGGATGTTGGGTTTGTGTTCACGTTTCTCGGGGCTTCCACCCCGAGCTAACGATGACGGCCCCGTCCGGGGCGAGATCGTGCATGACTCCGGAGGAGTCCGCGTTGGTAGCTCGGGGTGTGAACCCCGAGACCGTTGCCGGCCACCACGAACATCGCCCCGGACGGGGCCGTCGTCGGTTGCCTGCGATTCGTGTCGGTTTGGAACTCGCAACGGCACGACGGCCCCTCCGGGGCGTTTGGTGTGTTGCGTTTGTGTTCATGTTCCTCGGGGCTTCCACCCCGAGCTAACGATGACGGCCCCGTCCGGGGCGGATTCGTGCATGAGGCGGGATGAGTCCATATCTCAAGCTGGACGCCCCAAGTTTGATGACGGCCCCGTCCGGGGCGAGATCGTGCATGACTCCGGAGGAGTCCGCGTTGGTAGCTCGGGGTGTGAACCCCGAGACCGTTGCCGTCCAACATGAACATCGCCCCGGATGGGGCCGTCGTCGGTTGCCCGCGATTCGTTTCGGTTTGGAATTCGCAACGACACGCCGGCCCCGTCCGGGGCGTTTGGATGTTGCGTTTGTGTTCACGTTCCTCGGGGCTTCCACCCCGAGCTAACCACGCCGGCCCCGTCCGGGGCGTTGGATGTTGGGTTTGTGTTCACGTTTCTCGGGGCTTCCACCCCGAGCTAACGATGACGGCCCCATCCGGGGCGGATTTGTGCATGACTCCGGAGGAGTCCGCGTTGGTAGCTCGGGGTGTGAACCCCGAGACCGTTGCCGGCCACCATGAACATCGCCCCGGATGGGGCCGACGTTGATTGCCTGATGCAACGCCCCCATTCGGGACCTCTGAATTTCATGTTCCGAGGACGCGATTGTCTTCGATCATACGAACGACAATCGTCGAATCGGCACGTCTTCCTGTTCGCTTTTGGTCTCATCCACCGATTGGTCGTCTGAATCGCCGAACCAAGTCGCGTCGCCGCTCTCGAACAACACCTCGCCTTCGGCGGTTGGATCGGCTTCGCACTTCCAAGCGTGATACAGCAACGATGCGGCGGTTTTGTTGTTGAAGTCCTTTTTGCCGGCGGGCGGAATCACCAAGTACAAACCTTGCCGCGCCCGCGTCATGGCCACGTACAACAAGCACATCGCTTCGGTCAATCGAGCGGCAACGGAACCGCCAAACACGGCTTGCCAACGTTTGGGGAGGAAGTGCCACTGGGCTTCGCCAACCGAACGACTGAGCCCGCGTGCGGGTTGGCCAATCTCTGGGATGTCGGCCAAGCATTGCGGTGATTGGCCGAGCAACGCTTTGTGGATTTCGGGCAAAAAGACGGCGTCGAATTCCAACCCTTTGGATTGGTGGACGGTCATCACCCGCACGACCGCGGCACGCGGACGCTGGACTCGTTTTTCATGAACCAGTTCGACGAAATCACGCAGGCGACTGTCGGCGGTGTGTTGGTACAACGTCGCCAGTTCGATCAATTGCTCCAAACGCACGTTCTCACGAATGTCGCAGTGAGGCATCAACGCTTTCGCCAGGAACAGAATCGTTTTGGCGAGACCCTGGTCCTCGATTCTCGCGCGAAGCTGATCGGCGGCTTCGCCTTTGCTGTCGCTGTCCGAAAGCGGCAAAACAAACTTGAGCGGGCTGTTGGCGATGTGCAATCGCCAGCGACCGTCGCCGGGATGTTCGCACATCATCAACGCCGACAGGATCCAACGCACCGCGACGGAATCGACCAAGGGGTTGCCGCCCTCGGCACTGACGTCGACATCGAGGTGTTCCAATCGATTGATCAACCCACCGACGGTGCTGTTCGTGCGAGTCAGCACGCCAATCGTCAGGTGCGGCGACTGGTGGTGCAATTCGGCAATTTGTTTTGCAACGTCGTCCAGCAAGCCTTTTTGAATGTCTGCGGCAGAGGGCTTGCTCTTTGTCTTTTCCCCGGAGTCCGCTGGCGGTTTCAGGTTCAGTTCCGCGGTTCGAAATTGAACGAAACCGGGCAGTTTCTTCGCCGCTGTGTGGGGAGGGAATCGCTTGGCGAATCGCTTGAGTGCCTTGGCTTCGTAGTGAGCCTTGTCAGCGGGGTTGGGCGGATCGGTTCGCTCGGCCATGGGGTGGCGAGGCAAATGCTGGAACGCGTCGGTGACCGCGTCGAGCACCACGCTGCTGCTGCGATAGCTCTCGTCTTGTTGCTTGGAAATGATCCCGGGAATTTGCTTGTCGACCGCATCGAAGATCTCCGCCACGCCACCACGCCAACCGTAGATGGCTTGTTTGGTGTCGCCGACGCAGAAGAATGACTTGGAGCGTTTGGGATCGAGGACATTGGAGGCGGCATCGGTCGACTGACCGGTGACCGACTCCGCCAGCAAACGCAGGACCTGCCACTGCACTGGGGAGGTGTCCTGGAATTCGTCCAGCAGCAGGTGATCGATCGAGGCGTCGAGTCGGTCTTGCAGGGTGTGATTGTCAAGCTGCGTGAACACGCCGGCCAAGCGGACTGCGATGTCATCAAACGCCAGTGCCCGTTGGGCTTGCTTGACCAATTGAATCAACGTGTCGTAGTGGTCGACCAGCGTGCCGGTGGCTTGGTTCTGAGCCCGCAGCAAGGACAGGGACTC includes these proteins:
- a CDS encoding UvrD-helicase domain-containing protein, which gives rise to MSNPSEHPLFDDNPFFDEEAQPSEAEMLHEDNQLPEDDSLPDELDFVVESPTTLREAFEPTLVRASAGTGKTYQLTARLLKILLTGAPPETILATTFTRKAAGEILERVLITLGKAAIDPSEKAIAELRQQVGIEGLPRHVCGQLFHRLLRNIHRLRICTLDSLFSQLARALPFELDLPPGWRLTDEVEEIWLRQVAIGNLIESLQPAETETLISMLSRGDVKRNIARELIDVVENTYNLARQADVERWDQLKVPELPESADITRSAGMLRSAEVPQKSLVKALESAADSLEIREFGPLVEATLTKNIAKARLHGEEVKFGRSKFPPGLDPEFDLIYEVARHESLSLLRAQNQATGTLVDHYDTLIQLVKQAQRALAFDDIAVRLAGVFTQLDNHTLQDRLDASIDHLLLDEFQDTSPVQWQVLRLLAESVTGQSTDAASNVLDPKRSKSFFCVGDTKQAIYGWRGGVAEIFDAVDKQIPGIISKQQDESYRSSSVVLDAVTDAFQHLPRHPMAERTDPPNPADKAHYEAKALKRFAKRFPPHTAAKKLPGFVQFRTAELNLKPPADSGEKTKSKPSAADIQKGLLDDVAKQIAELHHQSPHLTIGVLTRTNSTVGGLINRLEHLDVDVSAEGGNPLVDSVAVRWILSALMMCEHPGDGRWRLHIANSPLKFVLPLSDSDSKGEAADQLRARIEDQGLAKTILFLAKALMPHCDIRENVRLEQLIELATLYQHTADSRLRDFVELVHEKRVQRPRAAVVRVMTVHQSKGLEFDAVFLPEIHKALLGQSPQCLADIPEIGQPARGLSRSVGEAQWHFLPKRWQAVFGGSVAARLTEAMCLLYVAMTRARQGLYLVIPPAGKKDFNNKTAASLLYHAWKCEADPTAEGEVLFESGDATWFGDSDDQSVDETKSEQEDVPIRRLSFV